CATTTCTCGGGCGAGCTGCCGGTCCAGACGGACGGCGAGGCGGTTTCGCGCGACGACCTCCTGGGCGACCGCCCCGCGCAGGCCCTCGAGCGGGTGCGTTTCGTGAAGGAGCGCTGGTCGTACCTCCTGCGCAACCTCGACCGCCGGCTGGGCGAGGTGCGCGCGGACCTGGATGCGCTCGGGCTGGCCCATCTCGTCGCCGCAGCCCCCGACGACCGGACGGTCTTCTCGCTGATCCAGCTGCACGAGCTGCGCGTGTCGTGGAAGCTGGAATTGCGCGACCCCCTGCGCCAGGTGTTCGCGGGCCGCGTCTTCGAGCCCGTCATGGTCAGCATCGAGGCGATCCATGCCAGGATCCTGCGCGGGCGCGTGTTCATCGCCCTGCACATGCACGCGGGCGATGGCAACGTGCACACCAACATCCCCGTGAACTCCGACGACTACGAGATGCTGCACGTCGCCAACGAGGCGGTGGCGTACATCATGCGCCTTGCCAGGCAGCTGGGCGGCGTCGTCTCCGGGGAACATGGCATCGGCATCACCAAGCTCGAATTCCTGGAGAAGGAGGAGCTCGAGGCGTTCGCCGCCTGGAAGGCGAAGATCGACCCCGAGGGCCGCTTCAACCGCGGCAAGCTCCTGGCGGGCGCCGACCTCTCGAACGCCTACACGCCCTCCTTCGCCCTCATCGGGCACGAGTCGATCATCCTCGAGCGAAGCGACATCGGGTCGATCGCGGACTCCGTGAAGGACTGCCTGCGCTGCGGCAAGTGCAAGCCCGTGTGCTCGACCCACGTGCCGCGCGCGAACCTCCTCTACAGCCCGAGGAACAAGATCCTCGCCCTGTCGCTCCTCACGGAGGCGTTTCTCTACGAGGAGCAGACGCGCCGGGGCGTGAGCCTGAGGCACTTCGACGAGTTCGGCGACGTGGCCGACCACTGCACGGTGTGCCACAAGTGCGAGTCGCCCTGCCCGGTGGACATCGACTTCGGCAACGTGTCCATCGCGATGCGGGGCCTGCTCGTGAAGCTGGGCAAAAAGCGCTTCAACCCGGGCACCGCCGCATCGATGTTCTACCTCAACGCGACGGACCCCACGACCATCAAGGTCGCCAAGACGGTCATGCTCGACTGGGGCTACAAGGCGCAACGCCTCGCGCACGCCGTCGCGCGCCGCTTCCTGGTGACCCGCGGCCAGACTCGCCATCCGCCGGCCACCGTGGGCCGGCCGGCGCTCAAGGCGCAGGTGGTCCATTTCATCAACAAGCCGATGCCGGGCAACCTGCCGAAGAAGACGGCGCGCGCTCTCCTCGACATCGAGGACGCCTCGGTGGTGCCGATCATCCGCGACCCCGCGAAGGTCACGGAGGAATCCGACGCGGTGTTCTATTTTCCGGGCTGCGGCTCGGAACGGCTCTTCGGGCAGGTGGGGCTCGCCACGCAGGCGCTCCTCTACCACGTGGGCGCGCAGTGCGTCCTGCCGCCGGGCTATCTGTGCTGCGGCTACCCGCAGACGGCGAGCGGGCAGTCGGCCAGGGGGGAGGAGATCACGCTTCGCAATCGCGTGCTCTTCCACCGCGTGGCCAACACCCTCAACTACCTGGACATCAAGACCGTCGTGGTCTCGTGCGGCACCTGCATGGACGCGCTGCTGGACTACGAGTTCGACAAGATCTTCCCCGGCTGCCGGCTCCTCGACATCCACGAATACCTGATGGAGAAGGGCGTGCGGGTCGAGGGTGTGCGAGGCGTGCGCTATCTGTACCACGACCCCTGCCACTCGCCCATGAAGACCCACAACCCGATGCAGGTGGTGAACGAGCTCATGGGCACCCCGGTCGCACTGAACGATCGCTGCTGCGGGGAATCGGGAACGCTCGCCATATCCCGGCCCGACGTCTCGACGCAGGTCCGCTTCCGCAAGGAGGAGGAGATGGTGAGGGGCGCGCAGGCGGCGCGTGCCGACGGCTACACGGGCGAGGTGAAGATCCTCACGTCGTGCCCGTCCTGCCTGCAGGGGCTTTCGCGCTACGACAACGATTCGGGAACGAGCGCCGACTACGTGGTGGTCGAGATGGCGCGCCACCTGCTCGGGGAGCGCTGGATGCCCGAGTTCGTCGAACGCGCCAACCGGGGGGGCATCGAGCGCGTCCTGCTCTGAAGGCAGCGCCGCGGGCCGGGTTGCGCGCGGGGCTGGCCTTCACCCACAATCCCGGGTTCCCCTGCCTGCCGCGACCGCCATGCGCCACCCCCCGCCGGAAACTGATCGTGGATTGTGAACTGTGTCATGGAGCAGGCGGGGCACTCCTCTGGCAGAATGACCTGTGCCGGGTCGTGGCCGTGGACGAACCCGGTCTCCCGGGCTTCCTCCGGGTGGTGTTGCAGCGCCACGAGCGCGAAATGACAGACCTCCCCGCGGCCGAGCGAGACCGCCTGATGGCCGTGGTGTTCGCGGTGGAGGCCCATGCAAGGCAGTGGCTGGAACCGGACAAGATGAACCTCGCGAGCCTGGGCAACCTGACCCCGCACCTTCACTGGCACGTCATCCCGCGCTGGCGGGACGACCGCCATTTCCCGGGGCCGGTGTGGGCGCCCGCGAAGCACGGCACGCCCGTTCCGCCCGCTCGCATTTCCGCCGCAGCGCGCATGGTTGCCACGCTGCCCGCGATGCTCGCCTCGCTGGAGGCATGAGGGGCGAATGGCCGCCAATCCCCCCACCCGTCCCGGTAGCGGGCTCGCGTTCAGCGACGCCAAGAGCTGCAAGGAGTGGCTCGGCGGGCTGCCGCTCACCAACATCCCGCAGGCGCAGCAGGTCGTGCTGGAGGCGCTGCGGGCCCTGAATCGCGGCGAGCCCGGCGGCCTCGAGAGCCTGAAGTGCCTGGAGCTGATGCGCGACAAGATCGCGTTCCTGCAGGGCGAGCAGCGCTCACGCTACTTCGGCAAGACGCTTCCTCTGTCGCACAACGACCACGCTGCCTGGTCAACCGGCCGCTCGCTCCTCGAGGAGATGGAAACCGGCTACCGCCGGTGCCTCGCGACGGCCGAGGCCGAGAAGGGCGAGCTCGCGCGCCACATGCCGCTCATGATGCAGCGCATCGTCCGCTACCTCGGCGCGCAGATGCTCTTCCACGCGATGATCTATCGCCGCTTCGACCCGCCGCTGTGGCTGCGCCTGCACGAGCAGTTCGCCGCCGCCGAGCGCGAGGGCCTGGCCGACGAACGCGTCAAGGACAGCCTGGAGAGCGAGGATGGCGTCTCCAGCGTGCACGAGGCCTACGTGCACGTCGTTCTCACGCAGGCGGCCTATCTGTCGGAGATGACCGCGCAGCAGATGGACCTCCTCGAGTCGCTGCTTCGCATGTGGGCGCGGAAGGTGCGCATCCTCGTCGATGCGCCGGCCGACGGCGAGGCGGGCACGACCTTTCCCCTGGCCGTGGACCTTGCCAAGCCCATCGGCGCGCGTCCGCTGCACGCCGACGACCGCCTGCCCACGCGCCGCGTGCTCGATGTCGAGGGGCTTTCGAAGAGCATCCGGCGGCGCCTGAAGGGCCTGCAGGCGGGCGAGGAGCCGGCAAGCGTGGGGCTTCCCGCGGAGGCGAGCGCCATCGACGCCCTCGCGCAGCTCGGCCGCCTGCACAAGCTCTGGTGCGAGGGAGCGCCGCCACGTCCGCCCGCGAAGATCCCCGACGAGAAGTCCGCGACACTCGCCTTCGGGCTCCCCGAGATCCACTTCTTCGTGACCAACGGAGCCGCCTTCGAGCAGCCCGACAAGGAGCGCGAGCTCACGCGCCAGGAGAAGGACGATCTTGCGGTGTTCGGCAAGGTCACGGAGCGCACGCACCAGCTGCGCGTCGCGGACTACAACTTCGAGCTCGAGAACTGGGGAGTGGTGGACGAAATGCTGGGCGCGTGGCGCCTGCTTCGCCTGCCGACCGCTTCCAAGGGCGTAGCCATCGGGCGGATCGTCGCCATGAGGCTGGGCGATGCCGCGCCGTTCTTTCTCGGCATGGTGCAGGCGCTCGTGCAGGAGACGGATGGGCGCGTCGTGATCACGGTGTCGCTCTTCCCCGGCAAGCCCGAGCCGATCGCGGTTCGCGCCGCCGATTCGCGCAATCGCCAGAGCGCGCAGTGGGTGCAGGCGTTCCGCTTGCCGGCTCTCGCGCGGTTGAGCGTCCCGGAATCGCTGGTGGTGCCGACGGGCATCGCTTCGCGGGGGCGCGGCGTCGAGGTGTGGTCGGGAGGCGCGAAGGAGTCGACGGTCTACGAAGTCCTGGACCGCGGCACCGATTTCGACCGCGTCACCGTCTTCTAGGCAGGCACTGCAAACGTCGCGGGCTCCAGTCCCCGCGAGTGCCGCTCCCACATCGTCGTGTACGCGGCCTCGAGATGCCGCGTGTAGGCCTGCGCGTCGAAGAGCGGATTCGTCGTCCGGGTGGCCGCCAGCCGGGCGCGAATGGCGGCGAGCTCCGCCGGATTGCACGCAAGTCGGCGTGCCATCGCTTCGTACTCCGGCAGCGAGCCCGAGGCCAGCTCGGGCAGGCCCGCCGCCCGCAGCAGGCTGGCCGCGACGCGCCCGGGGAAAGCCTCTCCGAGCACCGTGACCAGCGGCAGACCCGCCCACAGGGCGTCGCTCGCGGTCGTATGGGCGTTGCAGTGCAGCGTGTCGAGGAAGAGGTCAGCGGCGCGGTGTCGTGCGAGGTGGTCCGCGATCGCCAGGCGCGGCGCGAACACCAGCCGCTCCGGCGCGATGCCCCGAGCCTGGGCCTCGCGCCGCAGGTTGGTGGTAGCGGTCGACGGGCCCTCCAGCAGCCAGAGCACGCTGCCGGGAACGGCGCCGAGCAGGCGCATCCAGGCGTCGAAGACTTCCGGCGTGATCTTGTAGGCGTTGTTGAAGCAGCAGAAAACGAACGCGTCGTCCGGAAGCCCGAGTTCGGCGCGCGAGGGCGTGCGGTCGGCAATGGGCCGGTTCGAAAGGTTGGGTTGGTAGCAATGGGGCAGGCGCGCAATGCGCTCTGTGTAGCAGGCCTCGTGTTCCGGGGGAATCACGACGGCATCGGCCACGAGGTAGTCGATGTAGCCTGCGCCCATCGTGCCCGGGTAGGCGAGGTAGTTGACCTGGATGGGCGCCGGGCGTCGCGCGAGGATTCCGCTGCGCGCGCCGGCCGTGTAGCCCTTGAGGTCGACGGCGATGTCGATCTCGAGGTCCCGCAACCGGTCGGCGATTGCGCCATCCGTTTGCGTGGCGACGTCATGGAACCGATCCACCGCGCTTTCGATGCGCCGACGCCACGGATCGACGGACTCGGGGCCGAAGGATAGCGCCATGACCTCGAAGCGCGACCGGTCGTGGCGCTCCAGGACCTCCGCGATCAGGTGGGCCGTCGCGTGATCCTGCAGGTCGGAGGAAAGGTAGGCGAGGCGAAGCCGCTCATGCGGGCGGTGCGCTGGCCGCGTCGGGGCCGGGACGGCCGGGAAGCGGGCCTCGACGAAGACCTGCGCGCACTGCAGGCGGTCGGCGGGCGTCGCGTTCGTCGCGATCAGGGTGAACGGGTCGGCCGCCTGCTTGCCTTCCCGAACGCGAGCGAGCGTGGTCCCGATGACATCCTGGATCCCGTTCCAATCGCACAGTTGCATGAGCAGATGCAGCCAATGCCCGTAGGCGAACGGCACCTCGGGATCGATGGCGATCGCGCGGGCGCAGGCGTCCCGGGCTTCGTCGAGCCGCTTGAGCTCCGAAAGGACGACGCCGTGCAGGAAGTGCAGCCTGGCATTGCCCGGCTCGCGCTCGATAGCGAGCTCGCAGTCCGCAAGGGCCGCGTCGAGACGGGCGAGCTTCAGGAGGGCCACGGCCCGGCCATATCGTGCCCCGGGGAGTTGCGGATCGAGCGCGAGCGAGCGCCCGAAGCCCGCCAGCGCCTCGTCGAGCCGACCGAGGGCCATGAGGGCGGTGCCGCGTCCCCTGTGTGCATCGGCACGACCCTCGGCCAGGCCGATCTCGTGGTCGTAGCTGTCGAGCGCCGCTGCGGCCTGTCCGAGGGCGAGCAAGGCCTCGCCGCGGTTGTGGTGCGCGTCCGCATAGGCAGGTTCGAGGGCAAGCGCTGCGTCGCAGGCGGCGAGCGCTTCCGGCGTCCGGCCGAGGTTCTGCAGGGCGACTCCCCGGTTGTAATGCAGCGTGGAATTCGCCAGGCCGAGTTGCATCGCGCGGTCGTAGCTCGCGAGGGCGTCCTCGAAACGCCCCAGCCGCACGAGCACGTTACCGCGGTTGTTGTGCGCTTCCGGATAACCCGGATTCGCGGCGATGGCGCGGTCGAAGCAGGCCTGGGCCTCGCCGATGCGGCCCAGTTGCAGCAGGGCGGCCCCGAGGTTGTTGTGGGCATTGGCGTTGTCCGCGGCCTGCTTCACCGACTCGCCGATGAGGCGGGCGGCGGTCTCGGCATCCCCCTGCTGCAGGCTCACGAGGCCGAGCAGGTGCAGGGCGTCGGATTGCCCGGGGATGGCCTTGAGCACTTGCCGGTAGATGTCCGCGGCCTCCGCGAGGCGCCCGGCCTGGTGGACGGCGGCGGCGGCGGCAAGCACCTCCTCGAAGCTGATCGTCTGGTCGTGGCGCGGTGGTGAATTCATCTTGGATTCCCGCCTCGCGTTGCGAGGCTCTCGATGGCGTCAAGGAAGGGCTTCGCGGCATTCTCGCCCGTCTGCTGGGCGATCTCGACGAAGCAGGTGGGGCTGGTCACGTTCACCTCGGTGAGGAAGTCCCCGATCACGTCGAGTCCGGCCAGGACGATGCCTGCTTCCACCAGCTGCACCCCCACGGTTTGCGCGATCTCTCGGTCGCGTGCGGAAAGGGGCTGGGCCACGCCCGTGCCCCCCGCTGCGAGGTTCCCGCGCGTCTCGCCCGCCTTCGGGATCCTGGCCAGGCAGTAGGGAAAGGGCTTGCCCTCGATCACCAGCACGCGCTTGTCGCCCCGGGAGATCTCCGCCACGAACTTCTGCGCCATGATCGTGCGCTCGGCGTCGCCGACCATCGTTTCCACGATGACGTTGCGGTTCGGATCGTCCCGGCGTACGCGGAAGATCATCGTGCCGCCCATGCCGTCGAGTTTCTTCAGGATCACGTCGGCATGGCGGTCCACGAAGGCGTGGATGCGCGCCGGATCGCGGGCCACGAGCGTGGCGGGGGTGAACTGCGCAAAGCGCAGGATCGAGAGCTTCTCGTTCCAGTCCCGCAGGGCCCGCGGCGAGTTCACGACGCGCGCCCCTTCGGCTTCGGCGCGCTCCAGCAGGAGGGTCGCGTACAGGTACTCGGAATCGAAGGGCGGGTCCTTGCGCATCAGCACGAGGTCGAAGAAGGCGAGCGGAACCTCTTGCGCGCTTCCTTCGCGGCGCCACGCCTCGTCGTCATCGTCGATCGCAAGCGGGACCACGCTGGCGAGCACGGCCCCGTTCTCGACGAAAAGGTCCGGCATCCCCAGCGCATAGACCTCGTGGCCGCGCCGCGAGGCCTCCCGCATCATGGCGATGGACGAATCCTTCTTCGGATCGAGGCTCTCCAGCGGGTCGAGGATGAACGCGATCTTCATGCGCGGGCGGCGAGCGGCGCCGACACGTCGGCGTTGCCTGCCATCTCCTCGATCTCGATCGCGGCGGCGAGATTCGCGAGTCGCGCCACCACGCCGTACGTGTAGAAGCGGTTGGGGGGCGCGCCCGGCGCGCCGGCACAGTCGGGGGAATGGCAGTCCGTTTCGAAGGCCAGCGGGCGGAATTCCATGCCGGGCGAGTTGAGGTTCTCGTCCTTTCCGCGCGCCGTGTGCACCCGGTAGAAGCCTCCCACGACGAACTGGTCGATCATGTAGACCACGGGCTCGGCAACCGCCTCATCGACGCTCTCGAATGTGTAAATCCCTTCCTGGATGATGACCTCGCTCACGGCCTGGCCCTCCTTGATGACGGACATCTTGTTGCGCGTCTTGCGGTTGAGGTTCTTCACGTCATCGACGCTCTTCACCGTCATGATGCCCATGCCGTAGGTGCCGGCGTCGGCCTTCACGATGGCGAACGGCGCCTCGGTGATGCCGTATTGCGCGTACTTCTCGCGCACCTCGTCGAGGACGTACTGCACGTTGGTGGCCAGGCATTCCTCGCCCGCCTTCTCGGTGAAGTTCACCTTGCCACATTGGCTGAAGACGGGGTTCACGAACCAGGGATCGATACCCAGCAGCTCCGCGAAATCCTCCGCGACCTGCTCGTAGGCGTGGAAATGCCGCGATTTGCGGCGCGTGGTCCACCCGGCGATCAGCGGCGGCACGACAGTCTGTTCGAGCCCCTGCAGGATGGCCGGGACGCCTGCGGAGAGGTCGTTGTTCAGGACGACCGCGCACGGGTCGAAGCCGTCGAGCGCCACGCGGTTGCCCTTGCGCTGCAGGGGCTCGAGCAGGAGTGTGTCGCCGCCGGGCGCCTGCACTTCGGCGGGTCCGGCGAGGTCGGGGATGAGGCTGCCGATGCGCACCTCGAGCCCGGCGCTTTCGAGGATGCGCTTGAGCGTGGCGACGTTCTGCAGGTAGAAGAGGTTGCGCGTGTGGTTCTCGGGCACCAGCACCAAGCGCTGCGCGTCGGGGCAGAGCTTCTGGATGGCCGACATCGCCGCATGGACGCAAAGCGGCAGGAAATCCGGGTTCAGGTTGTTGAATCCCCCGGGGAAGAGGTTCGTGTCCACCGGCGCCAGCTTGAAGCCGCTGTTTCTCAGGTCCACGGAGGAATAGAACGGCACTTCGTGTTCGGCGAATCGCGTGCGCAACCAGCGCTCGATCTGCGGACGGCGGTCGAGGACGAGCCGTTCGAGGTCGTGCAGGGGGCCGGTGAGCGAGGTGGTGAGGTGGGGGACCATCGGCGGGGGTGGGGGCGTTCGCCCTCGTCGCGAAAGCGGA
The sequence above is a segment of the Betaproteobacteria bacterium genome. Coding sequences within it:
- a CDS encoding FAD/FMN-binding oxidoreductase, whose product is MTARLREIPYNYTSFSDREIVIRLLGQEAWQVLDALRSQRRTGRSARMLYEVLGDIWVVRRNPYLQDDLHDNPKRHDALVESLRHRLGAVESRRQADSSDAERSQRVEKLLKAAHGAVDDLEREFDETTKLRRKAMRRLSAITRKDNIAFDGLARAAHVTDATDWRVEYPFVVVSPDTEAECAPLVRALVELGLTIIPRGGGTGYTGGAIPLDRLSAVVNTEKLDWLAAVEEKPLPGVAKPVPVIHVGAGAVTRRVMEAADQAGLVFAVDPTSADASCIGGNIAMNAGGKKAVLWGTAVDNLASWRMVTPQADWIEVERLDHNLGKIHDAAIARFRIRRFEADGRTPKGEEILEMQGQRFRKAGLGKDVTDKVLGGLPGVQKEGCDGIITSATFILHRMPAHTRTVCLEFFGEVALAVPAIVEITKRVNGQGGVALAGLEHLDERYVKAVGYATKAKAHGRPRMVLIGDLVGDDENAVSQAASEVVRIANARGGEGFIAASPEARKRFWMERARTAAIAKHTNAFKVNEDVVIPLERLADYTNGVERRNVEYSIGNKLRLAQALEEHFSGELPVQTDGEAVSRDDLLGDRPAQALERVRFVKERWSYLLRNLDRRLGEVRADLDALGLAHLVAAAPDDRTVFSLIQLHELRVSWKLELRDPLRQVFAGRVFEPVMVSIEAIHARILRGRVFIALHMHAGDGNVHTNIPVNSDDYEMLHVANEAVAYIMRLARQLGGVVSGEHGIGITKLEFLEKEELEAFAAWKAKIDPEGRFNRGKLLAGADLSNAYTPSFALIGHESIILERSDIGSIADSVKDCLRCGKCKPVCSTHVPRANLLYSPRNKILALSLLTEAFLYEEQTRRGVSLRHFDEFGDVADHCTVCHKCESPCPVDIDFGNVSIAMRGLLVKLGKKRFNPGTAASMFYLNATDPTTIKVAKTVMLDWGYKAQRLAHAVARRFLVTRGQTRHPPATVGRPALKAQVVHFINKPMPGNLPKKTARALLDIEDASVVPIIRDPAKVTEESDAVFYFPGCGSERLFGQVGLATQALLYHVGAQCVLPPGYLCCGYPQTASGQSARGEEITLRNRVLFHRVANTLNYLDIKTVVVSCGTCMDALLDYEFDKIFPGCRLLDIHEYLMEKGVRVEGVRGVRYLYHDPCHSPMKTHNPMQVVNELMGTPVALNDRCCGESGTLAISRPDVSTQVRFRKEEEMVRGAQAARADGYTGEVKILTSCPSCLQGLSRYDNDSGTSADYVVVEMARHLLGERWMPEFVERANRGGIERVLL
- a CDS encoding HIT family protein, which translates into the protein MDCELCHGAGGALLWQNDLCRVVAVDEPGLPGFLRVVLQRHEREMTDLPAAERDRLMAVVFAVEAHARQWLEPDKMNLASLGNLTPHLHWHVIPRWRDDRHFPGPVWAPAKHGTPVPPARISAAARMVATLPAMLASLEA
- a CDS encoding tetratricopeptide repeat protein, with the protein product MNSPPRHDQTISFEEVLAAAAAVHQAGRLAEAADIYRQVLKAIPGQSDALHLLGLVSLQQGDAETAARLIGESVKQAADNANAHNNLGAALLQLGRIGEAQACFDRAIAANPGYPEAHNNRGNVLVRLGRFEDALASYDRAMQLGLANSTLHYNRGVALQNLGRTPEALAACDAALALEPAYADAHHNRGEALLALGQAAAALDSYDHEIGLAEGRADAHRGRGTALMALGRLDEALAGFGRSLALDPQLPGARYGRAVALLKLARLDAALADCELAIEREPGNARLHFLHGVVLSELKRLDEARDACARAIAIDPEVPFAYGHWLHLLMQLCDWNGIQDVIGTTLARVREGKQAADPFTLIATNATPADRLQCAQVFVEARFPAVPAPTRPAHRPHERLRLAYLSSDLQDHATAHLIAEVLERHDRSRFEVMALSFGPESVDPWRRRIESAVDRFHDVATQTDGAIADRLRDLEIDIAVDLKGYTAGARSGILARRPAPIQVNYLAYPGTMGAGYIDYLVADAVVIPPEHEACYTERIARLPHCYQPNLSNRPIADRTPSRAELGLPDDAFVFCCFNNAYKITPEVFDAWMRLLGAVPGSVLWLLEGPSTATTNLRREAQARGIAPERLVFAPRLAIADHLARHRAADLFLDTLHCNAHTTASDALWAGLPLVTVLGEAFPGRVAASLLRAAGLPELASGSLPEYEAMARRLACNPAELAAIRARLAATRTTNPLFDAQAYTRHLEAAYTTMWERHSRGLEPATFAVPA
- the gshB gene encoding glutathione synthase; the encoded protein is MKIAFILDPLESLDPKKDSSIAMMREASRRGHEVYALGMPDLFVENGAVLASVVPLAIDDDDEAWRREGSAQEVPLAFFDLVLMRKDPPFDSEYLYATLLLERAEAEGARVVNSPRALRDWNEKLSILRFAQFTPATLVARDPARIHAFVDRHADVILKKLDGMGGTMIFRVRRDDPNRNVIVETMVGDAERTIMAQKFVAEISRGDKRVLVIEGKPFPYCLARIPKAGETRGNLAAGGTGVAQPLSARDREIAQTVGVQLVEAGIVLAGLDVIGDFLTEVNVTSPTCFVEIAQQTGENAAKPFLDAIESLATRGGNPR
- the gshA gene encoding glutamate--cysteine ligase translates to MVPHLTTSLTGPLHDLERLVLDRRPQIERWLRTRFAEHEVPFYSSVDLRNSGFKLAPVDTNLFPGGFNNLNPDFLPLCVHAAMSAIQKLCPDAQRLVLVPENHTRNLFYLQNVATLKRILESAGLEVRIGSLIPDLAGPAEVQAPGGDTLLLEPLQRKGNRVALDGFDPCAVVLNNDLSAGVPAILQGLEQTVVPPLIAGWTTRRKSRHFHAYEQVAEDFAELLGIDPWFVNPVFSQCGKVNFTEKAGEECLATNVQYVLDEVREKYAQYGITEAPFAIVKADAGTYGMGIMTVKSVDDVKNLNRKTRNKMSVIKEGQAVSEVIIQEGIYTFESVDEAVAEPVVYMIDQFVVGGFYRVHTARGKDENLNSPGMEFRPLAFETDCHSPDCAGAPGAPPNRFYTYGVVARLANLAAAIEIEEMAGNADVSAPLAARA